TATCTTCATGTCTATCCTACTGTAGCTAAACATACATCTGTTGACAGGAGTAAGATGCCACTTTCCTCAGCTAATAATATGTTAATAAACACAAATGCAAACAGCTCATCTCACTGAAAGATGAAGAGCAACATTGACTTATTTGTGTACACAAAGGTCATTCTGAACTTAAAAGCTATATCTAATAAGAAAATGACTTCTAAAATTTCAAAAATAACATTAACAGAAGGAAATACtggaaataataaaattataaaactcAATTTTAATTGCCAGTGAGTTTTTTTGTTTCAGATATATTTTTTTACCCATTTTAGAGAGAGAGTTAAAGACACATAATTTTCCTTATATAGTCAATATTCCCCTGTTAATGTTTTCCTCAACATATCTGGTAAATCTTATCTACTTTGGTAATTGGGTGAGCTATGATAAGATTCAaccattcaatatatatatatatatatatatatatatatatatatatatatatatatatatatatatatatatatatatataaatatataaacaatACTTGGTGTAGACTCTATTTAGGTTAGGACCCATTTGACTATAACAATTGAATAGCCTGACTTCAAATGGCTGATCCATCATAGAGCTCAGGTGATAGCTTAGGCCCCTGTGCAGTAGCCCTAGTCAAAATCAACAAAGGATCACATACATCTTTCAAGATAActaatacatatataaataatattggaGATTTCTATTGTTCTTTGAAATTAGTTTCTTTATGTGCATTGACCTTTTATGGTACCAGCACTGGAATCCAATATTATTTGCAACATATATGAGAGATTGCTAAAACAATTGGACCCAGAAAATAAGATAATACAAGTATTATACATTTCATTATAATCTCAAGCCAAGTGTTGTATAAATGTACATATATTGCTTCCATTGTATTTCTAGATAGGATGGTCCAAATGATCTTTTCTTAATAAATCATTTAACTAAGACTGTGGCATTGAAAACAGTAGTCCCAAAGCATGAAAAAAATGATAGATTTGTGCTAAAGCATTTAATCCATGTTACTAactaatatataaaaattaattagtACAATATCACCTTCTTATGTCGATCAAAGTATTCTTTCCAAGTCTCAACATTGAGACCTTTTGATGTTGCCTACATGGCTATCACAGGTGATTCCTTTTATAAGAGCATAGAATGAACCAATTAAGTTGAAGTTCCACTAACACATCAaggtatattatttttataaatcaattttaatttatttgatcAAATATTTGGATAAACAATTGTCTCATGTTCATTTAATAGCATTAGCTTTGCTTTTGGTGATGGCATTTAACACAAGTTCACCTGAAGTGTAACTTTAATTTTCTTTCATTGCACCATCAATATCATACTCACATTCTTTGCTGCTGCACTGAATGCTTCCTTGTGGCTAATGTTAGGATTATTTGCCTTGATCCTTTGAATCTCCTCCCTACACCCAAAAACATAAATTAATGGCAGATAAAACATTTAAGCGCCATCATGATCAGTGTTCTTTAGAGTGCAGTAATCTAATCTTGGAAACTCACTTGATAAACCTGTTGTAAGCAGAAGGAACACGTTGTCTCTTTTCTGGGGCTGCTTAACATAAAAAGGATATTAGTAAGTTAATTGTTGTCAATTCATTAGCTTTAAACTAAGCATAATTAAATTTCTTGGTAGGGTGTTAACAGTTTGCAGAGGCCCATATGATCGAATGCATGCAAAGGATGCTATAATCATAGGCAGAAATCTTATCCAACATTTCATAATCGAGGAGATCATTGTTGTAGTTCTTTTGGATAAATACAAATAATAAGATTTATGATGATCTATATGACTTTCTGTTTATGAGATGTTGCCTTATACtgttcaaattatatatataatcttatttgaCACAAATGCATATGAACTTGCTTGAGCTTGGCTCAAAAATGTTTAGATTGTGTTGCTAATGATAAGTGTAGAGTTTTCGTAAATTAGTGggttagtaaaagaaaaaaaaaaagggggtaaaTTGAACTTTTCTACAGATTTGCATGAACTTTTTGGAGTCTGACTTGCTATGGGAGTCTTCTTTTGATCAGGAAGAGGATGTTATTCTAATATGTCCTCGTAAAACTTTCGGGTTAATGTAATCTACACAAGATTTTGAGTGCTTCATGGATAATGATTTGTACTTTAGATATTCTTTCTATATTGGAAATTTAGTGAAGTAAACATAGACTAAACCAAGTTAAGATTCTTTTTTTCGGTTTAATTCCTGTATCAGGATATGGAGCTATTCAGGTATCACAATGGTGCACTTAAGAGAGATGATAAGAATTAGAAGAGATGCTTACGGCGAACCGGTAGCGCTTGTTGTCGATCGTTCTTCATCGAGTACATCAGTGAAGTCATGGCATACTTTGAGGATGATCCATACTCCATTGGGTTTCCATTAGGTGCAATGCTGTAGGTCTGTCCTTCTCTCAACATCAAAATGAGACATGTGAGAGTTCATGGTGCATGAACAAGTTACATAGTAGGGTCTAGTAACCAAATGTTTCATGGAAGTGTTGTGCATCCAGAAATATTTATAGAACCTGAAGATCTTGCAATGGGAGAGTGTGAAGCACAGATCCCATATGCACAGAGAGCAAATTCGCGCAATGTCCGCATCGAACGGTTACCATGTTGAACAGTTTGTTGCCTGGAACACTAACCTGAATGCACAACAAGATAGTGTCACAAGTTTTAGATTGGGAGATGTTTAGGGTTCTACTTTAGCAGCAAGTTCATAAGTCAAAGCATTTCAACAATTGAATGAGTGTTGCTCGAATTAGGGTCATCTGAAACATCTTTGATAGGTTCATCCTAGATGTATTATTTGCTCTTCCATCATAAACAGCCTCTTGTGGTTCCAACTCAGATACCATCGGCATAGCTATATGGATTCTGGGCATGCGACTTGGCATTAAGAATCTGTAAACAAGAAAGCCAGAACACAAAGACAAGATAATGTTGGAGAGAGGAaggaaaggagaagaagaagaagaaagaagatgtgGAAATGCATGCACTACTAGTAGAGGAGGAAACAGCTACTTAAGAATGACTTCCTTTTATGATCTCACTTCTTTTTATGTTGTTGAGCTCCTCTTTTCCGATGTCTGCCTTTAGGAACTCAATACATGAGGAGGTAAAGCGAGAGTGGTATGCATTCCAGACATCAGAGGAGTGAGAAAGGGCACGAACTCAAAAGAAGAGACAAGATAAAAACAAGGGGAAAGCAAAGGCTGCTACCATCAATACCATTCTCTCTCCCTCTGACTTCTTTCTTAATCCCAACTGCTCTTGGTCAATGAAACATGTAAAAGAGTTGGTTCATATAGAGAGGAAAACGACACGACAAGCAGCCCACATCGATCCACACATCTCATGATGTGTGAATGGAAGGGAAAACCAGTAGATGCTTGTAGGAATCTGATGGAATCTGTTCCAAGACCTTTCTCGAATGTTTTGGAAGCTTGTAGAGGAACTTAAACGCGAAATGGAAAGATGGATTCCGACTGTGAAAAGCTTACTTGACTCGATCTCTCAAACAACTTTCTCGATGCAAATATAAACGAAGGATCAAAAGGTTGAGATTTTGCATTTGATTCACACATTACATTACTGTACCAAAAAGATCTTCACATCCTTTCCACAAAAAAATAGAGAACAACACAAGGAAAGGAAATATCAATGAAATCTCAGCAAATAaatacatatttatttatttcatccATAAATGATGAGATTGGGAGAAGACATGAGACTCGAATCATTCCATGGAGAGGAATGAAAAGAAATTGATCTATATTAAGCATAAATTTTTGGTATTCAACAAATAAAAAGGCATGTGAACCATCTGACATCGTATGAGTTCTTTCTGTCAGATCATCATCATGCAGCAAGTGACTTCAGATGACTGTATTATCTGATTCATGCACATTGTAAGAAGATATCAGTAAAGTCACCTTAATTACCAACAGCAAGTATAAACCAGGCCTGCTCGACAACCTCATCATGACTAGCTAGAATTAATCTCAACATGATGCATGAAACACTCCTCAACAAGCCCAAGAAAGCTTCAGCTAGTCATCGGCTTGCTAGTTGGAAGTGTTTCTTTTTAGGCAAGCTAACTGGATGTCTCAGAAGCACAAGGAAAGACAAAGATGGGTATGCTTTTGTTAGTTACCCTTGATCAGTTGAATGAACAGATCTCCATTTGTGTGCACAAAACtcatctagagagagagagagagagagagagagagagagagagagagatggactaTACCGCAAGGATCGTGTTGCAAAAGTTGCAGTGGACGTAGCAGATATGCTCCGGAGCAACCTGGGCCGACATTTCCAGTTCAGAAGCTGAGAACGATCTTTGCACATATGCTgcggacgaagaagaagaagaagaagaagaagatggaggaaGTGAAGAAGATGTGTAAATGATAAGATTATATATAGCAGATCAAAGGGGGTGATTTCCTTTCCTTAATTTCGCGTCTTGTTTTCATCGAGCGACAGAAACAAAAAGGCAGGCGTGGGTGGGGGCAACGTTTGCGAGTGGCTTTGTGGAGAcctcaggctggagaggtggaagCGTGATGATTGATCGAATGAGTGGgtgcaaatctctctctctctctctctcaacaacATGTGGAGTGGGGAAGGGGTCTTTAATGGATGCATAAAGAaagagagggagaaagagttaCCATTGGGTGGCAGTGGGAAACAAAACAACAAATACCAAGGAAATCTACTGTGCTTCCTCAGAAAAGATTAAGGATATGTGCTGTGGAAAACAACTGCTACCAAACAAGGGTCACAGGCATCATTTTAGAGTTATAAGCACCACCTCATCAATCACAGCCATGTGTGCCTCCCAACTCTCCATCCACTGCTGTTGATCTCCTGAGTAACTTTCCAGTCCATGGATCTAATCATCCTTCTCTCTTAACCCTTGCAGCATTCACTGGCAGAGGTACTTCACCCAAGTACTGCTTTGCACATGCGTGCACTGACATGTAAAGATTAAGAACACTGCATGACAAACAAGATCATGTTGACTTCTTTTATTTTGTTTGACCTAAATGCATCTGTGGACCCTTCACATTCTTAATTGGTCTGTCAACTACCTCATCATCATAAATGGTGGCTGCAATTTACACAACAATCATAAAGGTGGAAGAGGAAGCAATAAGGTGAATTAGATTTGGCACAAGGAGATGGGGGTTAAAGTCACATCTGCAACAAATGGACAACCTGTTCTATGGATAGCAGTGGATTGGACACATTGGACTAAGCTGGATTTTCTGCTACAGACCATCATGTGAATCAAAATCCTCAAGCATAAATCTCTTTCATGATCCAGTTAACCAGCAACGGCTAAATAAATTTGCCACTCCTccagaaaagaagagaaagaaaaagattcaTATAAACTCAGATAGATAATGTTGTGTCAATGAGGGATGCCTTCTTCTCCCTAGAAAAGAAAGAAGGGACAAAATCAAATTACCTATAGATCAAAACTGTACTAAaagattatttattattaatgacATCTTTCCTGGTTTtaaatagtagtagtagtagtagaagaagatgatgatgatgaagaagaagtagATGATCTCTGTGATTGCACTTTTTCTTGCATTACACATCCACAATAAAACCTAAACCCCATAGGACCAGATTGTTCATGTCCTTGCTTGATACTTGTCTCTTCCTTGTGACATTGATAGATATGTTGGATCATTGAAGAAATGTCTTTGAGGATTATTATTCTGGTTCCTTCTGTGGCTGGGACACAATGCTTCTTTCTACTTAGGCTTGTTTGTGTGGTTTCTCTGTGATGATGTGCACAAGGTTTGGCCAGTGATTCAGACATGTTTTGCGCGAATAATGCTACATCGATTTGATCCATTCTGAAAATGGTT
The window above is part of the Musa acuminata AAA Group cultivar baxijiao chromosome BXJ2-6, Cavendish_Baxijiao_AAA, whole genome shotgun sequence genome. Proteins encoded here:
- the LOC103989543 gene encoding protein YABBY 2-like isoform X1: MSAQVAPEHICYVHCNFCNTILAVSVPGNKLFNMVTVRCGHCANLLSVHMGSVLHTLPLQDLQTYSIAPNGNPMEYGSSSKYAMTSLMYSMKNDRQQALPVRPAPEKRQRVPSAYNRFIKEEIQRIKANNPNISHKEAFSAAAKNWAHFPRIHIGRNLDDNTQLRLEGGSGFARVPKGSEIMMKDINLE
- the LOC103989543 gene encoding protein YABBY 2-like isoform X2, encoding MSAQVAPEHICYVHCNFCNTILAVSVPGNKLFNMVTVRCGHCANLLSVHMGSVLHTLPLQDLQTYSIAPNGNPMEYGSSSKYAMTSLMYSMKNDRQQALPVRPPEKRQRVPSAYNRFIKEEIQRIKANNPNISHKEAFSAAAKNWAHFPRIHIGRNLDDNTQLRLEGGSGFARVPKGSEIMMKDINLE